One stretch of Alcaligenes aquatilis DNA includes these proteins:
- a CDS encoding aminotransferase class V-fold PLP-dependent enzyme, with protein sequence MSQTSTPVDPDGLLEYSVVYTDRALNHMSKTFQEVMREISRTLKQVYQAHSAIVVPGSGSFGMEAVARQFATDRKCLVIRNGWFSYRWTQIFDMGSIPASTTVLKARPIEQGKQAAYAPAPIEEVVAAIQAEKPDLVFAPHVETASGIMLPDDYMRQVADAVHAVGGLFVLDCIASGTVWVDMKEVGVDVLISAPQKGWTGSACCGLVMLSERARQHIETTTSTSFACDLRKWLQIMETYENGAHAYHATLPTDSLKVLQEAMAETEALGFDWIRNRQLELGRKVRALLSEHGFRSVAAPGFEAPGVVVCYTTDDGIHSAAKFAKAGLQAASGVPLQCDEPADFKTFRIGLFGLDKLNNLERSVERLAKALDAIEEQ encoded by the coding sequence ATGTCTCAAACCAGCACCCCCGTTGATCCGGACGGCCTGCTTGAATATTCGGTGGTCTACACCGACCGTGCCTTGAACCATATGTCCAAGACCTTCCAGGAAGTGATGCGCGAAATCTCTCGCACGCTCAAGCAGGTCTATCAGGCGCATTCGGCTATTGTGGTGCCGGGCAGTGGCTCGTTTGGTATGGAAGCGGTAGCCCGTCAGTTTGCAACGGACCGCAAGTGCTTGGTGATACGCAATGGCTGGTTCAGCTACCGCTGGACTCAGATTTTTGACATGGGTTCCATCCCTGCCAGCACCACGGTTCTGAAGGCCCGCCCGATTGAGCAAGGCAAGCAGGCTGCTTATGCGCCTGCTCCTATCGAAGAAGTGGTCGCTGCGATTCAGGCTGAAAAACCGGACTTGGTCTTTGCCCCGCATGTGGAAACCGCTTCCGGCATTATGTTGCCCGATGACTATATGCGTCAGGTGGCGGATGCCGTGCATGCGGTGGGTGGTCTGTTTGTGCTGGACTGTATTGCATCGGGCACCGTGTGGGTGGATATGAAGGAGGTGGGCGTGGACGTGCTGATCAGTGCTCCACAAAAAGGGTGGACCGGTTCGGCATGTTGCGGCTTGGTGATGCTAAGTGAGCGTGCTCGCCAGCACATTGAAACCACGACCAGCACCAGCTTTGCCTGCGATCTGCGCAAGTGGCTGCAGATCATGGAAACGTATGAGAATGGGGCGCATGCTTACCACGCGACCCTGCCAACCGATTCCTTGAAGGTGCTGCAAGAAGCGATGGCCGAGACAGAAGCCTTGGGTTTTGACTGGATCCGTAATCGTCAATTGGAGCTGGGCCGCAAGGTGCGTGCCTTGCTGAGCGAACATGGTTTCCGCAGCGTGGCCGCACCGGGTTTTGAAGCGCCGGGCGTGGTGGTGTGTTACACCACGGACGACGGGATTCATTCGGCTGCGAAGTTTGCCAAGGCGGGCTTGCAAGCCGCCTCGGGCGTGCCTTTGCAATGTGATGAGCCTGCTGATTTCAAGACCTTCCGAATTGGTCTGTTTGGCCTAGACAAGCTGAACAATCTGGAACGCTCGGTGGAGCGTTTGGCCAAGGCGCTGGACGCGATTGAAGAACAGTAA
- a CDS encoding metal-dependent hydrolase family protein, protein MQTHSYLGQSPALRQQRQAYRHGVPACVCAHPSIPFIHTRLSASASFAPNAAPAGPAFQSHNALDQKPITLAPKLILSNLRLFDGETTELKKGLAVQIDQGRITAVMPIAEIPADATVMDCQNKVLMPGLIDAHWHSLLCAVDQMTAMMADPADLHLIASKEAERTLLRGFTTVRDAGGPSFSLKRGIDMGLLHGPRIYPSGAMIAQTGGHADFRMRYEVPRAEGELSHTERAGVTCIADGADQVLRRAREQLMLGASQIKLMAGGGVTSLYDPLEGLQFSDAELRAAVGAASDWGTYVMVHVYCARGIQRAIKAGVKSIEHGQLADEETARMMAGEGVWWSLQPFLADEDANVQHDPRSKAKQQQVAVGTVRAYELADKYQIQTAWGTDILFTPAHLPHQGRMLSKLTRFYDPLKVLKMATGDNGRLLQLSGLRQAYDGELGVIRPGALADLLLIDGEPEQSLSFLEQPEQNLLLIIKDGKLYKNALPV, encoded by the coding sequence ATGCAGACTCACTCTTACCTGGGACAGTCCCCTGCCCTGCGCCAGCAACGCCAGGCCTATCGCCACGGTGTACCAGCCTGCGTTTGCGCGCACCCTTCCATCCCCTTCATTCACACGCGTTTAAGCGCCTCGGCCAGTTTTGCACCAAACGCGGCTCCCGCAGGCCCGGCCTTTCAATCCCATAATGCACTGGATCAAAAGCCCATCACCCTGGCTCCCAAACTGATTCTGAGCAATCTGCGCCTGTTTGATGGTGAAACGACTGAGCTGAAAAAAGGACTGGCCGTCCAGATTGACCAGGGTCGCATTACCGCTGTCATGCCCATTGCCGAGATTCCGGCCGACGCCACGGTCATGGACTGCCAGAACAAAGTCCTGATGCCCGGCCTGATCGATGCCCACTGGCATAGTTTGTTGTGCGCTGTCGACCAGATGACGGCCATGATGGCTGATCCAGCCGACCTGCATTTGATTGCCAGCAAAGAAGCCGAGCGCACCTTGCTGCGCGGCTTTACCACGGTTCGTGATGCCGGTGGCCCCAGCTTCTCTTTGAAGCGCGGTATTGATATGGGCTTGCTGCATGGCCCGCGCATCTATCCCAGTGGTGCCATGATTGCGCAAACGGGCGGCCACGCGGACTTCCGGATGCGCTACGAAGTCCCACGCGCCGAGGGCGAGCTAAGCCACACGGAACGAGCCGGTGTCACCTGCATTGCCGATGGAGCCGATCAAGTTCTGCGCCGCGCTCGTGAGCAACTCATGCTCGGCGCCAGCCAGATCAAGCTGATGGCCGGGGGCGGTGTTACCTCCTTGTACGATCCGCTGGAAGGGCTGCAATTTAGCGATGCAGAACTGCGCGCCGCCGTGGGCGCCGCTAGCGACTGGGGGACTTACGTGATGGTGCACGTGTATTGCGCCCGTGGCATCCAACGTGCCATCAAGGCAGGCGTGAAATCCATCGAACACGGCCAGCTTGCGGACGAGGAAACCGCCCGCATGATGGCAGGCGAAGGCGTGTGGTGGAGCCTGCAACCCTTTTTGGCTGATGAGGATGCCAACGTTCAGCACGACCCGCGCAGCAAAGCCAAGCAGCAACAAGTGGCCGTGGGCACCGTGCGTGCCTACGAGCTGGCAGACAAGTACCAGATCCAGACCGCCTGGGGCACCGACATTCTGTTCACCCCCGCCCACCTGCCCCACCAGGGCCGCATGCTGTCCAAGCTGACCCGTTTTTACGATCCGCTCAAAGTGCTGAAAATGGCCACCGGCGACAATGGCCGACTGCTGCAACTGTCGGGCTTGCGACAAGCCTATGACGGCGAATTGGGCGTAATCCGCCCCGGTGCTTTGGCCGACTTGCTGCTGATCGATGGTGAACCCGAGCAAAGCCTGAGCTTTCTGGAGCAGCCCGAGCAGAACCTGCTGCTGATCATCAAGGACGGCAAGCTATACAAGAACGCTCTACCCGTCTGA
- a CDS encoding metallophosphoesterase: MQVARFSQNTLGRDIAVGDIHGCFTKLHASLKRIRFDPSKDRLFSVGDLVDRGPESHHVLGWLDLPWFHAICGNHEQLTWRRAVGQAIQEVDHRVHGGLWLDDCTPDEQSIIAQRLQALPLAMEIETPLGLVGMVHADFPYDDWQHIHTESFDAHDRHVCMWSRDRYVTGYDGMVNGLRALVHGHQTTHKMRQLGNVFFIDTGGWLDHGHFTLLDLKRLVAL; the protein is encoded by the coding sequence ATGCAGGTAGCACGCTTTAGTCAGAACACCCTGGGACGCGATATTGCGGTTGGCGATATTCACGGTTGCTTCACCAAGCTGCACGCCTCTTTAAAGCGGATTCGCTTTGATCCGTCCAAGGATCGGCTTTTTTCGGTGGGAGATCTGGTGGATCGCGGCCCGGAGTCGCACCATGTTCTAGGGTGGTTGGACCTGCCCTGGTTTCATGCAATTTGTGGCAATCACGAACAACTGACTTGGCGGCGCGCGGTTGGGCAAGCTATTCAAGAGGTTGATCACCGTGTGCATGGCGGGCTCTGGCTGGATGATTGCACTCCGGACGAACAATCCATTATTGCGCAGCGTCTGCAAGCCCTGCCTTTAGCAATGGAAATTGAAACGCCATTGGGTTTGGTGGGGATGGTCCATGCCGACTTTCCCTACGATGATTGGCAACACATCCATACCGAGAGTTTTGATGCCCATGACCGCCATGTCTGTATGTGGTCCAGGGACCGCTATGTGACTGGCTACGATGGCATGGTCAATGGCCTCCGGGCCTTAGTGCATGGACACCAGACAACGCACAAGATGCGGCAATTGGGGAATGTGTTTTTCATTGATACCGGCGGGTGGCTGGATCATGGGCATTTCACCTTGCTGGATTTGAAGCGTTTGGTGGCTTTGTAG
- a CDS encoding RNA polymerase sigma factor — MSHPSRPRKAWLASYSELFGLWRRKAESREDAEDAMHDTVVGMLENNTALIDNPRAYLARGTSNRLISRHRHQTVLTVLPLDELSDTEHPRQAGADSHAQFEQLADALVSALADLPPKCREVYIKHRLEGWTHTEIAQDMALSRSMVEKYMTRALRHLHERLHHYVPD; from the coding sequence ATGTCTCACCCTTCACGTCCCAGAAAAGCCTGGCTCGCCTCGTATAGCGAGCTGTTTGGCCTATGGCGGCGCAAGGCCGAGAGCCGGGAAGATGCGGAAGATGCCATGCACGACACCGTAGTAGGCATGCTGGAAAACAACACCGCCTTGATCGACAACCCACGGGCCTATCTGGCACGAGGCACCAGCAACCGTCTGATCAGCCGCCATCGCCACCAAACCGTCCTGACTGTTTTGCCCTTGGACGAACTGAGCGATACCGAGCATCCCCGCCAGGCCGGAGCCGACAGCCACGCCCAATTTGAACAACTGGCCGACGCTCTGGTGAGCGCGCTGGCCGACTTGCCCCCTAAATGCCGAGAGGTCTACATCAAACACCGCCTGGAGGGCTGGACCCATACTGAAATTGCCCAGGACATGGCGCTTTCCCGCAGCATGGTGGAAAAATACATGACTCGTGCCTTGCGTCACCTCCATGAACGATTGCACCATTACGTACCTGACTGA
- a CDS encoding FecR family protein, protein MTRPSFSDELDHPSDAAHWFARLQSGQANEQDHQAFHAWLDADPVNKRRYREVEYLWRATQAVPDERLRSLLPHSPGLVPSPKRRYLTLGLGALGVLALSAGAIHQSGWFRPVEETMQWLTAKGERQQITLPDGSVMDLNTDTIAQARVSASKREIELLQGEAFFTVQHDQTLPFIVRTDLGTVTVTGTRFNVRRLADSLQVSVQSGSVKVQSGPWWRRQERLLGAQQQVLLRQGAEPGPVLTTDVESLTAWQRGKIIFKNTPLEVLVQEMARYLPQPLTLDAPALRQHRVSGIFDIDHPETVLKALPAIAPVHIHREASGVQRIVAR, encoded by the coding sequence ATGACCCGCCCCTCTTTTTCCGACGAACTGGATCACCCCAGCGATGCCGCGCATTGGTTCGCCCGACTGCAATCGGGGCAAGCTAATGAACAGGATCACCAGGCATTTCACGCTTGGCTGGATGCCGATCCAGTCAACAAGCGTCGCTACCGCGAGGTGGAATACCTGTGGCGCGCCACCCAAGCCGTCCCGGATGAACGCCTGCGCAGCCTGCTACCCCATTCCCCTGGCCTTGTCCCGTCTCCCAAACGCCGCTACCTGACACTGGGTTTGGGCGCACTTGGCGTGCTGGCCCTGTCCGCTGGTGCCATCCATCAATCAGGCTGGTTCAGACCAGTAGAAGAAACGATGCAATGGCTTACCGCCAAAGGTGAGCGTCAACAAATCACCTTGCCTGATGGCTCCGTCATGGACTTGAATACCGACACCATTGCCCAGGCCCGTGTCTCTGCATCCAAGCGGGAAATCGAACTGCTCCAAGGCGAAGCTTTTTTTACCGTCCAGCACGACCAGACGCTGCCCTTTATCGTGCGTACCGACTTGGGCACCGTAACCGTCACCGGCACCCGCTTCAATGTGCGGCGGCTGGCAGACAGCCTGCAAGTCAGTGTTCAATCCGGTTCGGTCAAGGTGCAGTCCGGCCCTTGGTGGCGTCGTCAAGAACGCCTTTTGGGTGCGCAGCAACAAGTGCTGTTGCGCCAAGGTGCAGAGCCAGGCCCCGTACTCACTACCGACGTGGAAAGCCTGACAGCCTGGCAGCGCGGCAAGATCATTTTCAAGAACACACCGTTGGAAGTGCTTGTACAAGAAATGGCTCGCTACCTACCCCAGCCTTTGACTTTGGACGCCCCTGCCCTGCGCCAGCACCGTGTTTCCGGCATTTTCGATATCGATCACCCCGAAACAGTGCTCAAGGCACTACCCGCTATTGCTCCAGTCCACATTCACCGCGAGGCCTCAGGTGTGCAGCGCATCGTGGCACGCTAA
- a CDS encoding MarC family NAAT transporter has translation MPNELMQLFKLIGLGLAFLLPMANPLTSMVMYLSLGETLSAQEKKQQLRQATLYVILALLITYYAGLWITSALGISMVDMRIAGGLIVAYIGFRMLFPPSVSEVVSKAADQNTAAHDNIAFVPLTLPSTVGPGTMALVISASSKMAGMREHYAEWVLVATPLILALLIGLIFFICLRSSLSIVRVIGHNGVDAISRIMGFLLVCMAVQLVLEGGQQYAATLLTHSAAS, from the coding sequence ATGCCAAACGAATTGATGCAGTTGTTCAAATTGATCGGTCTGGGGCTGGCGTTTTTGCTGCCCATGGCCAATCCCTTGACCTCCATGGTGATGTACCTGTCTCTGGGCGAAACCCTGAGCGCGCAAGAAAAGAAGCAGCAACTGCGCCAAGCGACGTTGTATGTCATTCTTGCTTTGCTGATTACCTATTACGCAGGTTTGTGGATCACCTCGGCCCTGGGCATCTCCATGGTGGATATGCGTATCGCAGGCGGGCTGATTGTGGCCTATATCGGCTTTCGCATGCTGTTCCCCCCGTCTGTCAGCGAGGTCGTCTCCAAAGCAGCGGATCAAAATACGGCCGCCCACGACAATATCGCGTTTGTCCCACTGACCTTGCCCTCTACCGTGGGCCCCGGCACCATGGCTCTGGTCATTAGTGCTTCCTCCAAAATGGCAGGCATGCGCGAACACTATGCTGAATGGGTGTTGGTGGCAACGCCCCTTATTCTGGCCCTGCTGATCGGCTTGATCTTCTTCATTTGCCTGCGCTCCTCGCTGAGCATCGTGCGCGTGATCGGACATAATGGCGTCGATGCCATCTCACGCATCATGGGTTTTTTGCTGGTTTGCATGGCGGTACAGCTCGTTCTGGAAGGCGGACAGCAGTATGCTGCTACGCTGCTGACTCATTCTGCCGCATCCTGA
- a CDS encoding TonB-dependent siderophore receptor, whose amino-acid sequence MSPFTPRRRHSPLLRANLSALTISVSLAFSLAPFAVQAQHTVSLQIPAQPLGDALLKLGEQTALQIFFSQDVVAGRQAPAVSGRLAPEQALRQLLDGSGINYTRDGNTITLSAGVTQLTPVTIRRAPTDTADSYVALSSRGGKLDVPLIETPRSVSIVTQKQLKILAPQSIERALAYTPGVQTDVSGSGDLRMSGAVIRGFSDGSAYYKDGLKQLSAGTYGSWNDDMDSLDSIEVLKGPASVLYGQGRPGGVVNVVSKRPTAEHVNSLGLGYGSYQRRQLTADIGGTLNDDQSLLYRLNLSGRKSHGRTIDSRDDRVSVSPSLLWKLSDRTSLTLLGSYSRERGTPKSWWPNLFYYPEVTDLPLKRTAGDPAFDYFNRDTKSIGYALEHDTESGWRWRQNLRYSEIDIDYRHIYAMAVLADQRSISRASLAQETKGRTFTVDSRVGKDFNWGPLEHTLELGVDYLRYKENDGLGFGWNVPDLDMLDPVYGLSIAPPELDYSERDLKQTGIYMLNQLKWDKWVANVSLRHDTARTVQSSATQPRMTDRATTGSAGLLYLFDNGVAPYISYSTAFDPTTGRAANGTAFKPREGKQYEAGVKYQPPGTDALITAAVFDLRQTNVTTPDPNFPRFSVQTGEVRSTGIELEAKLPITSELNLMAGYTYLDPRTTKSERPAEIDRQTLQTARQTASLWLDYRPQQIQGLMVGAGVRYRGKSPNDVRPDGSLNDNPSFTLADMAVAYETSRYRVALNVNNVFNKKYYTGQFRGMEREVMLNMNLYW is encoded by the coding sequence GTGAGCCCCTTTACCCCACGTCGTCGCCACTCGCCCCTTTTGCGGGCGAACTTGAGTGCCTTGACCATAAGCGTGAGTCTGGCCTTTAGCCTAGCCCCTTTTGCTGTGCAGGCCCAACACACTGTTTCTCTTCAAATCCCTGCCCAGCCTTTGGGCGATGCCCTACTGAAACTGGGCGAGCAGACCGCTTTGCAGATCTTTTTCTCTCAGGATGTGGTTGCTGGCCGTCAAGCCCCGGCCGTATCGGGCCGTCTGGCACCTGAGCAAGCTTTGCGCCAGTTGCTCGACGGCAGTGGCATCAACTACACCCGAGACGGCAACACGATCACCTTGTCAGCCGGTGTCACTCAGTTGACGCCGGTCACGATACGCCGTGCCCCCACAGACACTGCCGACAGCTACGTCGCACTGAGCAGCCGTGGTGGCAAGCTAGACGTGCCCTTGATCGAAACCCCACGTTCGGTCTCCATCGTCACGCAAAAGCAGTTAAAGATTCTGGCCCCACAAAGTATTGAGCGTGCCCTGGCTTACACCCCTGGCGTTCAGACTGACGTATCCGGCTCGGGGGACCTACGCATGAGTGGCGCAGTGATACGTGGCTTTAGTGACGGCAGTGCCTACTACAAGGATGGTTTGAAGCAGCTCTCGGCGGGCACCTATGGTTCCTGGAACGATGACATGGACAGCCTGGACAGCATCGAAGTGCTGAAAGGCCCGGCCTCGGTGCTGTATGGACAAGGACGCCCCGGCGGTGTGGTCAATGTGGTGTCCAAGCGCCCCACAGCCGAACACGTCAACAGTCTGGGCCTGGGCTATGGCAGCTACCAGCGCCGTCAATTGACGGCGGATATCGGTGGAACCTTGAATGACGACCAGTCCTTGCTGTATCGCCTGAACCTGTCCGGGCGCAAAAGCCATGGACGCACCATAGACTCACGCGACGATCGTGTCTCGGTGTCCCCCTCCCTGCTGTGGAAACTGTCCGACCGTACTAGCCTGACGCTTTTAGGCTCTTACTCGCGCGAACGCGGTACCCCCAAGTCCTGGTGGCCCAATCTGTTTTATTATCCCGAAGTGACCGACCTGCCGCTCAAACGCACCGCCGGGGATCCGGCGTTTGACTACTTCAACCGCGACACCAAATCCATAGGCTACGCTCTGGAGCATGACACCGAAAGCGGCTGGCGCTGGCGTCAGAACCTGCGCTATTCGGAAATCGACATTGATTACCGCCATATCTACGCCATGGCTGTTCTGGCAGACCAGCGCAGCATCTCCCGAGCCAGCCTGGCCCAGGAAACCAAAGGTCGTACCTTCACCGTAGACAGCCGGGTCGGCAAGGACTTTAACTGGGGGCCACTGGAGCACACATTGGAATTGGGCGTGGACTATCTGCGCTACAAAGAAAACGACGGTTTGGGCTTTGGCTGGAACGTGCCGGATCTGGATATGCTAGACCCGGTATACGGGCTATCCATTGCGCCGCCCGAACTGGATTACTCCGAGCGCGATCTGAAGCAGACCGGCATTTACATGCTGAACCAGTTGAAATGGGACAAGTGGGTCGCCAATGTCAGCTTGCGCCACGACACCGCTCGCACCGTACAAAGCAGTGCGACGCAGCCTCGCATGACGGACCGCGCCACCACCGGCAGTGCGGGTTTGCTGTATCTGTTCGACAATGGTGTAGCTCCGTACATTAGCTATTCCACCGCCTTTGATCCGACCACAGGGCGAGCCGCAAATGGCACGGCGTTCAAGCCCCGCGAGGGCAAGCAGTACGAAGCCGGTGTCAAATACCAGCCACCGGGTACCGATGCCCTGATTACCGCTGCGGTGTTTGATCTGCGCCAGACCAATGTCACCACACCCGATCCGAACTTCCCGCGCTTTAGCGTACAGACAGGCGAAGTACGATCCACGGGGATTGAACTGGAAGCCAAACTGCCCATTACGTCTGAGCTAAACCTGATGGCAGGCTATACCTATCTGGACCCACGGACCACGAAAAGCGAGCGTCCGGCGGAGATTGATCGGCAGACATTACAAACCGCACGTCAGACCGCCAGCCTGTGGTTGGACTATCGGCCCCAGCAGATTCAGGGTTTGATGGTAGGGGCGGGTGTACGGTATCGGGGCAAGTCGCCCAATGATGTACGGCCCGATGGCAGTCTGAACGACAACCCCTCTTTCACCTTGGCAGATATGGCGGTGGCCTATGAGACCTCCCGCTATCGGGTGGCCTTGAACGTCAACAATGTATTCAACAAGAAGTACTACACCGGCCAGTTCCGGGGCATGGAGCGCGAGGTGATGTTGAACATGAATCTGTATTGGTAA
- a CDS encoding YtcA family lipoprotein → MRALIAALAALPLLGGCSLAPSVSLAGSYFPAWLVCVLGALLLTLLIRWGLIRAGVDDALPMRLPVYACLTLALTFAALLLFFE, encoded by the coding sequence ATGCGTGCGCTAATAGCCGCTCTGGCCGCCTTGCCCTTGCTGGGGGGATGTTCTCTTGCACCGTCGGTCTCTCTGGCGGGCTCGTACTTTCCTGCCTGGCTGGTGTGCGTGTTGGGCGCCTTGCTACTGACTTTACTGATTCGTTGGGGGCTGATTCGCGCAGGTGTGGATGATGCCCTGCCCATGCGTTTGCCTGTCTATGCCTGCCTGACGCTAGCCCTGACCTTTGCCGCACTTCTTCTTTTTTTCGAGTGA
- the mdtN gene encoding multidrug transporter subunit MdtN: MTQAQKSSSRKGAARLLSVLIVVAALVLAWWYWQRSANNPLSEDAVVGADVVHISSSLPGRIERMVVRDGQFVHRDELLFTVDPVFYQLRLEQAQAELALAQATLDMKQRAVRAEGHNAVIADDQITRAKTNLAMAAQSQRRLANLAAKGYVSQQQLDEANTLLRDAQVTLKQATEQSGAAQALVGNTQAEEAMVQARQAGLAMAQRDLEHTQVKAPHNGRIVGLRIGSGEHLLPGTSVFTLLDTDSWYVTGMYRETDLKEIKPGTCATVYVLSDPSRKLSGKVEEIGWGVSSQEQINLPRSLPYIQKSMNWVRVAQRFPVRIRLDAPPEDLMRMGASATTIIHRDGNC, translated from the coding sequence ATGACCCAGGCACAGAAATCTTCTTCCCGTAAAGGCGCTGCCCGCCTGCTGAGTGTGCTGATTGTTGTCGCCGCCCTTGTCTTGGCCTGGTGGTATTGGCAGCGATCTGCCAACAACCCCTTGTCCGAAGATGCGGTGGTGGGTGCCGATGTCGTGCATATCTCCAGCTCCTTGCCAGGGCGAATTGAGCGCATGGTGGTGCGTGACGGCCAGTTCGTTCACCGCGATGAATTGCTCTTTACCGTGGACCCGGTGTTTTATCAGTTGCGTCTGGAGCAAGCCCAGGCTGAACTGGCGCTGGCCCAGGCGACGCTGGACATGAAACAGCGTGCCGTGCGTGCAGAAGGGCATAACGCTGTGATTGCGGATGATCAGATTACGCGTGCAAAAACCAATTTGGCGATGGCTGCTCAAAGCCAGCGCCGATTGGCTAATCTGGCGGCCAAGGGCTATGTGTCCCAACAGCAATTGGATGAGGCCAATACCTTGTTGCGCGATGCGCAAGTCACCTTGAAACAGGCCACCGAGCAATCGGGTGCGGCTCAGGCGCTGGTCGGCAACACGCAAGCAGAAGAAGCGATGGTGCAGGCGCGCCAAGCAGGGCTGGCGATGGCCCAGCGGGATCTGGAGCATACCCAGGTGAAGGCACCCCACAATGGTCGTATCGTGGGTTTGCGTATCGGGTCGGGGGAGCATCTGCTGCCGGGCACGTCTGTCTTTACCTTGCTGGATACGGACTCCTGGTATGTGACGGGCATGTACCGGGAAACGGATCTGAAAGAGATCAAACCGGGCACGTGCGCCACCGTGTATGTGTTGTCTGATCCTTCGCGCAAGCTCTCGGGCAAGGTGGAGGAAATTGGTTGGGGCGTCAGCAGCCAGGAACAGATCAATCTACCGCGCAGCCTGCCGTATATTCAAAAATCCATGAACTGGGTGCGGGTAGCACAACGTTTTCCGGTGCGTATCCGCCTGGATGCCCCGCCCGAGGATTTGATGCGTATGGGGGCCTCGGCCACCACGATTATTCATCGCGATGGCAACTGCTAA
- a CDS encoding TolC family protein: protein MSMSCAPAVRLTLAVMAALTLAACAAPDRKSMTQSLPEQDAPQPPRLTLAEYSGPDQSQPAPHVRANHEYSLPELIDLAQRLNPSTRIAWGEAQQAAQAAGMVESTYLPLISASVVGGYMRSDRDSSVHILGREVDVDYDTHLSGAVPSLTLKWLLFDFGKRAALQEAADKLAMASRITFSGVHQAVIAEVSISYFNYNSARQRAQISAQGLKNAALIEDIALERQRNGLGTQIEVAQARQLKAQARLHHVNASTLTRQSYQTLLGAIGLSPDTELNVADSTAHPLPDELDIPGNDTLKKAIAQRPDVQALQAAHQASLAGIDSAEASFMPKLALMGFISKRMGSLSVGSLPEVSPQSSSRGAVLALSIPLYDAGLRNKQVREAQLRADTARERVAKTEQDAYKQMIIAADALRAALESHQAATSLVEAAQITYQGALESYKEGLTGMTLLTEAHTGLLGAQEAQTAAHTAGLLGSVNLAFAMGELNQAPKQP, encoded by the coding sequence ATGTCTATGTCTTGTGCTCCTGCAGTGCGTCTTACCTTGGCAGTCATGGCTGCCCTTACGCTGGCCGCTTGCGCTGCGCCCGATCGTAAGTCCATGACCCAGTCCCTACCCGAGCAGGATGCGCCGCAGCCACCCCGCCTGACATTGGCCGAGTACAGCGGCCCCGATCAAAGCCAGCCCGCTCCCCATGTGCGGGCCAATCATGAATACAGCCTGCCTGAACTGATCGACCTGGCCCAACGCCTGAACCCCAGCACCCGCATTGCCTGGGGTGAGGCTCAACAAGCAGCCCAAGCCGCCGGCATGGTAGAAAGCACCTACCTGCCCTTGATCTCTGCCAGTGTCGTGGGCGGCTATATGCGCAGCGACCGCGACAGCAGCGTACATATTCTAGGCAGAGAGGTCGATGTGGACTACGACACGCATTTAAGCGGAGCCGTCCCGTCCCTGACCTTGAAATGGTTGCTCTTTGACTTTGGCAAACGCGCTGCCTTGCAAGAGGCCGCCGACAAGCTGGCCATGGCCAGCCGCATTACTTTCAGTGGCGTGCATCAAGCCGTGATTGCCGAGGTGTCCATCAGTTACTTCAACTACAACTCGGCCCGCCAGCGGGCACAAATCTCGGCTCAGGGCCTGAAAAATGCCGCCCTGATTGAAGACATCGCCCTGGAGCGACAACGCAATGGGCTGGGTACCCAGATTGAAGTGGCTCAGGCACGGCAACTAAAAGCCCAAGCCCGTCTGCACCATGTCAACGCCAGCACCCTGACACGTCAGTCTTACCAAACCTTGCTGGGTGCGATTGGCCTGTCCCCCGACACAGAGCTGAACGTGGCCGACAGTACCGCCCATCCCCTACCCGATGAACTGGACATCCCCGGTAATGACACGCTGAAAAAAGCCATCGCCCAGCGGCCCGATGTGCAGGCCCTGCAAGCGGCCCATCAGGCCAGTCTGGCCGGCATAGATTCCGCCGAAGCCAGTTTCATGCCCAAGCTGGCCTTGATGGGTTTTATTTCCAAACGCATGGGTTCATTAAGCGTAGGCAGCCTGCCCGAAGTCAGCCCGCAATCCTCCTCCCGAGGAGCCGTGCTGGCACTCAGTATTCCGCTCTACGATGCCGGACTACGCAACAAACAGGTACGTGAAGCCCAACTACGCGCTGACACTGCTCGCGAGCGCGTCGCCAAAACCGAGCAGGACGCCTACAAGCAAATGATCATCGCCGCCGATGCGCTGCGAGCGGCACTGGAATCTCACCAAGCCGCCACCAGCCTGGTCGAAGCGGCCCAGATCACCTACCAAGGTGCGCTGGAGTCCTATAAGGAAGGTCTGACCGGCATGACCTTGCTGACCGAAGCACACACGGGCTTGTTGGGAGCCCAAGAAGCCCAAACTGCCGCCCACACAGCCGGTTTGCTTGGCTCTGTGAATCTGGCTTTTGCCATGGGGGAACTCAACCAGGCTCCCAAACAGCCCTGA